A single genomic interval of Lacrimispora sphenoides JCM 1415 harbors:
- a CDS encoding GH36-type glycosyl hydrolase domain-containing protein, which translates to MKYGYFDDQEKEYVITTPDTPLPWINYLGSQDFFSLISNTGGGYSFYKDAKLLRLTRYRYNNVPLDSNGHYYYINDNGTIWNPGWQPTQTPLDFYECRHGLGVTRYQGIKSGLSATVTAFVPLHDTCEIHKVILKNESKESKDFTLFSYVEFCLWNAVDDMTNFQRNLSTGEVEVEGSVIYHKTEYRERRNHYAYYSVNSDIQGFDTDRNTFVGVYGSNQLPLMVKNNTSGNSMASGWSPIGSHRLTLHLEPGEETSFIFVLGYAENPKEQKWTAPNVINKEPAMAVLSKYQTDQQVDEAIAALKHYWEELLSNYSVTMADEKTARMVNIWNQYQCMVTFNMSRSASYYESGTGRGMGFRDSCQDLLGFVHMIPERARERIIDIASTQFEDGSAYHQYQPLTKKGNMDIGSGFNDDPLWLIAGVSAYIRETGDLSILEESVPFDNDLEKSQPLMEHLRRSFQFTRTHLGPHGLPLIGRADWNDCLNLNCFSTEPGESFQTTGPSEGPVAESLMIAGLFVKYGKEYAEVCRLMGLKNEAEEAEISVQEIYDAVIQHGWDGSWFLRAYDAFGQKVGSRECREGQIFIEPQGFCVMGGIGVKEGHAKKALDSVKEKLDTACGIVLLQPAYTGYQESLGEISSYPPGYKENAGIFCHNNPWISIAETMIGRGNRAFEVYRRTSPAYMEDNSETYKAEPYVYAQMIAGKDAAHFGEAKNSWLTGTAAWSFACISQYILGIRPGFNGLIVDPCLPDSIGEFSAVRKFRGADYYIHVDHTKESDHGTRSMLVDGKPVEGTEIPYVEGKKEYHISLTWE; encoded by the coding sequence ATGAAATATGGATATTTCGACGATCAGGAAAAAGAGTATGTTATTACAACCCCAGATACTCCTCTTCCTTGGATCAATTATCTGGGCAGCCAGGATTTCTTCTCCCTAATTTCCAATACCGGAGGCGGCTACAGCTTCTATAAAGATGCAAAGCTGTTAAGGCTGACCCGGTACCGCTATAACAACGTCCCTCTGGACAGCAACGGACACTACTATTATATTAATGATAATGGTACCATCTGGAATCCTGGTTGGCAGCCCACCCAGACACCCCTGGATTTTTATGAATGCCGGCACGGACTGGGAGTTACCCGCTACCAGGGAATAAAAAGTGGCTTATCTGCCACTGTTACAGCCTTTGTACCGCTACATGACACCTGTGAGATCCATAAAGTTATCCTGAAAAACGAAAGCAAAGAATCAAAAGATTTTACCCTGTTCTCCTATGTGGAATTCTGTTTATGGAACGCTGTGGATGACATGACCAATTTTCAGCGGAATTTAAGCACCGGAGAAGTAGAGGTGGAAGGCTCGGTCATTTATCACAAGACAGAGTACAGAGAGCGGCGCAACCATTATGCTTATTACTCTGTCAATTCAGATATTCAGGGCTTTGATACGGACAGAAACACATTTGTCGGTGTATATGGCTCCAACCAGCTGCCGCTTATGGTGAAAAATAACACCTCAGGGAATTCCATGGCAAGCGGCTGGTCTCCCATCGGCTCCCACCGCTTAACGCTCCATTTAGAGCCTGGGGAAGAAACCAGTTTCATCTTTGTGCTGGGCTATGCCGAGAATCCTAAGGAACAAAAATGGACTGCTCCTAATGTCATCAACAAGGAACCTGCCATGGCTGTTCTGTCAAAATATCAGACGGACCAACAGGTTGATGAGGCTATCGCCGCATTAAAGCATTACTGGGAAGAGCTGCTTTCCAACTACTCCGTTACCATGGCCGATGAGAAAACAGCCCGCATGGTAAATATATGGAACCAGTATCAGTGCATGGTGACCTTTAATATGTCCCGCTCCGCCTCCTATTACGAATCAGGTACCGGCCGCGGCATGGGTTTTCGGGATTCCTGCCAGGATCTTCTTGGGTTCGTACATATGATCCCGGAAAGGGCCAGGGAGCGAATCATCGACATTGCTTCCACCCAGTTTGAGGATGGAAGCGCCTATCACCAGTATCAGCCTCTTACAAAAAAGGGGAATATGGACATCGGAAGCGGATTCAACGATGATCCTTTGTGGCTCATTGCCGGTGTATCGGCTTATATCAGGGAAACCGGGGACTTAAGTATTTTAGAGGAATCCGTACCCTTTGATAATGACCTGGAGAAAAGCCAGCCGCTTATGGAGCATTTGAGGCGGTCCTTCCAATTTACCAGGACCCACCTGGGCCCCCATGGTCTGCCTCTTATTGGGCGGGCTGACTGGAATGACTGTCTGAATTTAAACTGCTTTTCCACGGAGCCCGGAGAGTCCTTTCAAACCACCGGCCCCTCGGAAGGACCAGTAGCAGAATCCTTAATGATCGCAGGGTTGTTTGTAAAATACGGAAAAGAGTACGCTGAAGTTTGCCGCTTGATGGGATTAAAAAATGAAGCTGAGGAAGCAGAGATTTCTGTACAGGAAATATACGATGCCGTGATTCAACATGGCTGGGATGGCAGCTGGTTTTTACGCGCCTATGATGCATTCGGCCAGAAGGTGGGATCCAGAGAATGCAGGGAAGGACAGATCTTTATTGAACCACAAGGTTTTTGCGTCATGGGTGGTATCGGTGTTAAAGAAGGCCATGCAAAAAAAGCTTTGGACAGTGTAAAAGAGAAACTGGATACGGCCTGTGGAATCGTTCTGCTGCAGCCGGCATACACCGGTTACCAGGAAAGCCTTGGAGAGATCTCCTCTTATCCTCCTGGCTACAAGGAAAACGCAGGCATTTTCTGTCACAACAATCCCTGGATCTCCATTGCAGAAACCATGATCGGAAGGGGTAACCGGGCATTTGAAGTCTATCGGCGCACTTCTCCGGCTTATATGGAAGATAACAGTGAAACCTATAAAGCAGAACCTTATGTTTATGCACAGATGATTGCCGGTAAGGATGCGGCTCATTTCGGAGAAGCCAAGAACAGCTGGCTGACCGGAACGGCTGCATGGTCATTTGCATGTATTTCCCAGTATATCTTAGGGATCCGTCCTGGTTTCAACGGGTTAATCGTAGACCCATGCCTGCCGGATTCCATCGGGGAATTTTCCGCCGTCCGGAAATTCCGGGGAGCGGATTATTATATCCATGTGGATCATACCAAAGAGAGTGATCATGGAACCCGTTCCATGCTGGTGGATGGGAAACCTGTGGAAGGAACGGAAATCCCTTATGTGGAGGGGAAAAAGGAATACCACATTTCCCTTACTTGGGAATAA
- a CDS encoding redoxin domain-containing protein translates to MQAPDFTAMTTFGPLKLSDFKGQWVILFSHPGDFTLHIVGKYISKDKTIE, encoded by the coding sequence ATGCAAGCCCCTGATTTTACTGCTATGACAACATTCGGACCGCTTAAGCTGTCCGATTTCAAAGGACAATGGGTTATTTTATTTTCTCACCCAGGCGATTTCACATTGCATATAGTTGGAAAATATATCTCGAAAGATAAGACAATCGAGTAA
- the speD gene encoding adenosylmethionine decarboxylase yields MIKLEQLGEHILIEYYDCDSEVLKNTKLIEKYMIEAAKVAQATIVESVFHTFSPWGVSGVVVIEESHLTIHTWPEYKYAAVDLFTCGNTIKPWAAVKFLEEKLKAERADLAEISRGIVGRILKDNKKHLSYDSTKRR; encoded by the coding sequence ATGATTAAATTAGAACAATTAGGAGAACATATTTTAATTGAATACTATGATTGTGATAGTGAAGTATTAAAAAATACAAAACTAATAGAGAAATATATGATAGAGGCTGCTAAAGTGGCTCAAGCTACAATAGTAGAAAGCGTATTTCATACATTTAGCCCTTGGGGAGTTAGTGGGGTTGTCGTTATTGAAGAATCACATTTAACTATTCATACTTGGCCAGAATATAAATATGCAGCTGTAGATTTATTTACTTGTGGGAATACAATAAAGCCTTGGGCAGCTGTTAAGTTTTTAGAAGAAAAGTTGAAAGCAGAAAGAGCTGATTTAGCAGAGATATCTAGGGGAATAGTAGGCCGGATTTTAAAAGACAACAAGAAACATTTGTCTTATGATTCAACTAAGAGGAGGTAG
- a CDS encoding bis-aminopropyl spermidine synthase family protein, with protein MINYIEEVNKNVNIEEGKKTLENILITIYLKGGISTKELARNSLLPIPLVAAIKKEFIKKGLVIQDRGTRLTIKGRHFIEEGLGFKKINSDLYMRLLMEPWKEHREIIEIKEELQEVFDNRPKVDVTIDQSKSSIDTSLKRAILSLKNHDLVGKRILCLGDDDLVSIALGFLLKKLFNNTTQHTTKITVMDIDKRIIDYISNIAIKESLSIKCEYIDLRTPLADNFKNQFDCFFTDPPYTFEGMNLFLSRGIEALRRCSGLTIYFSYAHKFPDFQLTMQRYFLSMGLLVSEIIARFNTYEGASIIGNTGQMIVLKTTSLTNALIKAPYKGVLYTGELKETVRSYRCKQCGEIIKVGRSEKLDNIEMLKSKGCYKCNSQVFELIQRENRN; from the coding sequence ATGATTAATTATATAGAAGAAGTAAACAAGAATGTAAATATAGAAGAAGGTAAAAAGACCTTAGAGAACATATTAATAACAATATACCTTAAAGGCGGAATTTCCACCAAAGAATTAGCAAGAAATAGTCTCCTACCTATTCCCTTGGTTGCAGCTATAAAAAAAGAATTTATTAAAAAAGGACTGGTTATTCAAGACCGGGGAACAAGGCTTACAATAAAGGGGAGACATTTTATAGAAGAAGGATTAGGGTTCAAAAAAATAAATAGTGATTTATATATGAGACTATTAATGGAACCTTGGAAGGAACATAGAGAAATTATTGAAATAAAAGAGGAACTGCAGGAAGTCTTTGACAATCGTCCTAAGGTAGATGTCACCATAGATCAGTCAAAGTCAAGCATAGATACATCTTTAAAAAGAGCAATATTGTCTCTTAAAAATCATGACTTGGTAGGAAAAAGAATTTTGTGTTTAGGAGATGATGATTTAGTAAGCATAGCTTTAGGTTTTTTGTTAAAAAAACTTTTTAATAATACTACTCAACATACTACTAAAATTACTGTAATGGATATTGATAAAAGAATTATAGACTATATAAGCAATATAGCTATAAAAGAATCTCTTTCAATTAAGTGTGAGTATATAGATTTAAGAACGCCATTAGCGGATAATTTTAAAAACCAATTTGATTGTTTTTTTACAGATCCACCTTACACTTTTGAAGGAATGAATCTGTTTCTTTCAAGAGGGATAGAAGCCTTAAGACGCTGTAGTGGGCTCACAATTTATTTTTCTTATGCACATAAGTTCCCAGATTTTCAATTAACTATGCAGAGGTATTTTTTAAGCATGGGACTTTTAGTTTCAGAGATAATAGCTAGGTTTAATACTTATGAAGGGGCTAGTATAATTGGGAACACAGGGCAAATGATCGTTCTTAAGACTACTAGTTTAACTAATGCGTTAATAAAAGCCCCTTATAAAGGAGTTTTGTATACTGGGGAACTTAAGGAAACAGTACGCTCTTATAGATGTAAGCAATGTGGTGAAATTATAAAGGTAGGGCGCTCAGAAAAGCTTGATAATATAGAGATGCTAAAATCAAAGGGATGTTATAAATGTAATAGTCAAGTATTTGAGTTAATTCAGAGAGAAAATAGGAATTAG